GATTATTTTTATGATGATGCTCACTGGTGCTGAACTCCTTGCAAAGGTCAAGGATTTAGGTGACGTCTCCAAGACAGACCTGGCTACTGCCTGTGGTTATGTCTCTAAAAAAAAGGATGGTTCTGATCGCGTTAATTTCACTGCTTTCTACGAAGCTCTTCTCAATGCCAAAGGCATTGATCTAGGTGGCGGTTCCGCTGGTATTGGCAAAGGTGGTCGCAAACTTTCCTACGTGGCAACTGTCCAAGGAAACGGCAACCTGTTGATCGGCAAGGCATATACAGCCATGCTTGATCTAAAGCCTGGTGATGAGTTCGAAATCAAGCTGGGTCGCAAACAAATCCGCCTCGTTCCCGTTGGTGGCACTGACGAAGACGAAGAGTGATTTTCAGCCGGCTGCTGCACGCAGCTCACGGCAAAAATCACCTGCTTCCGCCGCTGCGCAACCTTGTTGTGCAGCGGCGATTCTTTTGACTAAGGCACTACCAACAATGGCTCCATCAGCGCCCCATGCACGCACCTGACGGACCTGCTCAGGACCAGAGATTCCAAATCCCACAGCAACAGGACCCGCATCGCATCGCTTCAAAGAAGTGACTAATTGGCCGACACGTTCTTGAAGAGTTGAGCGTTCTCCGGTGACACCAGTCACAGAAACCAGATAAGTGAACCCACGACTGGAAGCAGCGATACGTTCCATGCGCTCTTCCGGAGTGGTGGGTGCCACCAACAAAACAAGATCAAGGCCATGTTGTGCTGCAAGTGGAGACAAACGTTCCGCTTCCTCAAGGGGGAGGTCAGGTACAACCAAACCAGAAACACCAGCGGCAG
Above is a window of Synechococcus sp. BIOS-U3-1 DNA encoding:
- the trpA gene encoding tryptophan synthase subunit alpha, producing MTEQSSRIAEVFVKTAVEQRLALMPFVMAGDPDLQSTADVLLSLQNHGADVVELGIPYSDPLADGPVIQAAAHRALEQKTTPAKVLEMLGGLREQLTMPVVLFTYSNPLLNRGAERFFSEAAAAGVSGLVVPDLPLEEAERLSPLAAQHGLDLVLLVAPTTPEERMERIAASSRGFTYLVSVTGVTGERSTLQERVGQLVTSLKRCDAGPVAVGFGISGPEQVRQVRAWGADGAIVGSALVKRIAAAQQGCAAAEAGDFCRELRAAAG
- a CDS encoding AbrB family transcriptional regulator; this encodes MLTGAELLAKVKDLGDVSKTDLATACGYVSKKKDGSDRVNFTAFYEALLNAKGIDLGGGSAGIGKGGRKLSYVATVQGNGNLLIGKAYTAMLDLKPGDEFEIKLGRKQIRLVPVGGTDEDEE